The following coding sequences are from one Rhodothermia bacterium window:
- a CDS encoding sigma-70 family RNA polymerase sigma factor: protein MIPPYSSDEFSELLLQYREGDKSALNELWPMVYPQLRSLAHRHRLHWHQNETLNTTALIHEAYLRFAENTKNAVQNQAHFFALASRIMRSIVLDYAKHRNRQKRGGDVLHVSLDFAIELSEDVAEHLIELDEALQKLEAFDERGARIIEMRIFGGLSLQETAAALDISIPTVTRNTKSAQAWLYRFMHEDELGHQK, encoded by the coding sequence ATGATCCCACCGTATTCTTCAGATGAATTTTCCGAACTGCTCTTGCAGTACCGCGAAGGAGACAAGTCGGCCTTGAACGAATTGTGGCCGATGGTTTACCCCCAATTACGTTCTTTGGCACACCGCCACCGTTTGCATTGGCATCAAAACGAGACCCTTAATACCACAGCCCTCATCCACGAAGCCTACCTCCGTTTTGCGGAGAACACCAAAAATGCCGTACAAAACCAAGCCCATTTTTTTGCACTGGCTTCGCGGATCATGCGTTCGATCGTGTTGGATTATGCAAAGCACCGCAATCGCCAAAAACGAGGCGGGGACGTGTTACATGTTTCCTTAGATTTTGCCATCGAATTATCGGAAGACGTAGCCGAACATTTGATTGAATTGGACGAAGCCCTCCAAAAACTGGAAGCGTTTGACGAAAGAGGTGCAAGAATCATCGAAATGAGGATATTTGGCGGATTGTCTCTTCAGGAAACTGCAGCGGCTTTAGACATCTCGATACCAACTGTAACGCGAAATACCAAGTCTGCTCAAGCATGGCTTTATCGCTTCATGCACGAGGATGAATTGGGCCATCAAAAATAA